The following are encoded in a window of Flavobacterium cupriresistens genomic DNA:
- a CDS encoding tetratricopeptide repeat-containing sensor histidine kinase has translation MLRSPFFCLFIFILFLSCKEKTTVSIQPDSRKKEAHSLREKALNYLDDKKFNSAFYYFNKSKILFESIKDSSNITYNLVMMASIQQINGDYYGSKETLTEALPFVRKDYNYSASINNYFGIADKELSLYDDAASYYNEAIKEAKDTTSKQSPLNNIAVVYIKQKKYDQAITILKSILDSKILDDSELHKGKARVLDNLGYAYFKKGVNDKGLQLMNKSLELRKQIDDSYGSIESYLHLAEYFAETDRQKSNQYAQSAYAIATKFNSIDERLKALSLLISNDADTKYAQKYITLNDSIIKIRNNFKNKFAKIKYDSKKEKDENQKLRLEKAEDLVSLQKAEYQKFVLLIIFALLIPLVIVYRRYYLNKHRIEKIQTSYDTEKRISKKIHDELANDVFHAITFAETQPLATANTKENLLQKLDDIYARVRGISRENNDIDTGANYSATLKEMLSTYNSSTTNVIVNNIEKINWEAVDEIKKVTIYRVLQELMVNMKKHSQAPVVMVKFDSNAKALLIDYVDKGKGCTKEKIIKNGLQNMENRILTIKGTIIFDTEPDNGFRVKISTPK, from the coding sequence ATGCTACGATCCCCGTTTTTTTGTTTATTTATTTTTATACTTTTCCTTTCCTGTAAAGAAAAAACAACCGTTTCAATACAGCCGGACTCTCGCAAAAAAGAAGCTCATTCTTTGCGGGAAAAAGCACTGAATTACCTTGATGACAAAAAATTCAATAGTGCATTTTACTACTTCAATAAATCAAAAATACTTTTTGAGTCCATAAAAGACAGCTCTAATATTACTTATAATCTTGTCATGATGGCGTCTATTCAACAAATAAACGGCGATTATTATGGTAGTAAAGAGACATTGACAGAGGCTTTACCCTTTGTTAGGAAGGACTATAATTATTCGGCTTCAATTAATAATTATTTCGGAATTGCAGACAAAGAACTCTCCTTATACGATGATGCTGCTTCCTATTATAACGAAGCAATAAAAGAGGCTAAAGATACTACATCAAAGCAATCTCCATTAAATAATATTGCAGTCGTTTACATTAAACAAAAGAAATACGATCAGGCAATTACTATTTTAAAGTCAATTCTGGATTCAAAAATATTAGACGATTCTGAACTTCATAAAGGAAAAGCCAGAGTTCTTGACAATCTGGGATACGCCTATTTTAAAAAAGGAGTCAATGACAAAGGGCTTCAACTAATGAATAAAAGTCTGGAACTCCGAAAACAAATCGATGATTCTTATGGAAGTATTGAAAGTTATCTCCATTTAGCGGAATATTTTGCTGAAACTGATCGTCAAAAATCTAATCAATATGCTCAAAGTGCTTATGCGATAGCGACAAAATTTAATAGTATTGATGAGCGTCTCAAAGCTTTATCCTTATTAATATCAAATGATGCCGATACAAAATATGCTCAAAAGTATATTACATTAAACGATAGTATCATCAAGATCCGAAACAACTTTAAAAATAAGTTTGCCAAAATCAAATACGATTCCAAAAAAGAAAAAGACGAAAACCAGAAACTTCGTTTAGAAAAAGCAGAGGATTTAGTGTCCTTACAAAAAGCAGAATATCAAAAATTTGTACTCCTGATCATTTTTGCTCTTCTCATACCACTTGTGATCGTATACAGAAGGTACTATCTGAACAAACACAGAATAGAAAAAATTCAGACTTCTTATGATACGGAGAAACGAATTTCGAAGAAAATCCATGACGAATTAGCGAATGATGTTTTTCATGCCATCACTTTCGCAGAAACACAACCTTTAGCTACAGCAAACACCAAAGAAAATCTACTCCAGAAATTAGACGATATTTATGCCCGTGTGAGAGGGATTTCGAGAGAAAATAATGATATCGACACAGGTGCAAATTATTCAGCAACCTTAAAAGAGATGCTCTCTACTTATAACAGCAGTACCACAAACGTCATTGTAAACAATATCGAAAAAATAAACTGGGAAGCGGTCGACGAAATTAAAAAAGTTACTATTTATCGCGTTTTACAGGAATTGATGGTCAATATGAAAAAACACAGTCAGGCCCCTGTGGTGATGGTAAAATTTGACAGTAACGCAAAAGCACTGCTTATTGATTATGTAGATAAGGGAAAAGGATGCACAAAAGAAAAAATCATCAAAAATGGTTTGCAGAATATGGAAAACCGTATTCTGACTATAAAAGGAACTATTATTTTTGACACTGAACCTGACAATGGATTCAGAGTTAAAATATCAACGCCAAAATAA
- a CDS encoding type I restriction endonuclease: protein MEINIQLKALADKIILLKDKIETEESTKHAFVLPFINILGYDTFNPTEVVPEFTADLGLKKGEKVDYAIFQDGAPILIIECKSWKEKLTIHNSQLFRYFHVTKTRFALLTNGITYQFFTDLDEKNKMDEKPFLEFDITSLKENVINEIIKFHKSNFDVNKIVNNASLLKYTTEIKKQIDNELQKPSNEFVKLFANKVYAGRLTEKVVDEFKDLVQKGFNQFISEKINDRLNAAINKENQKQKEESEEIVIPEDTKIITSEEELEGYRIVVAILRRKLPTNRIVYRDTQSYFGVLLDDNNRKPICRLHLNGSKKYISLFNDNKSEIRQPIQTIDDVYLFEKELLETIESYELA from the coding sequence ATGGAAATTAACATTCAACTTAAAGCATTGGCAGATAAAATTATACTGCTAAAAGATAAAATTGAAACAGAAGAGTCAACCAAACATGCTTTTGTTTTACCTTTTATAAACATATTGGGTTATGACACTTTTAATCCGACAGAAGTTGTTCCTGAATTTACTGCCGATCTGGGCTTGAAAAAGGGAGAAAAAGTAGATTATGCGATTTTTCAGGATGGTGCTCCCATTCTTATCATCGAATGCAAGAGCTGGAAAGAAAAACTAACGATTCATAATTCTCAGTTATTCCGTTATTTTCATGTTACTAAAACACGATTTGCCCTTTTAACGAATGGAATTACCTATCAGTTTTTTACCGATTTGGATGAAAAAAATAAAATGGATGAAAAACCATTTCTGGAATTTGATATCACAAGTTTAAAAGAGAATGTAATAAACGAGATCATTAAATTTCACAAGTCCAATTTTGATGTGAATAAAATTGTAAACAATGCCAGTTTACTTAAATACACCACCGAAATCAAAAAACAAATCGACAATGAATTACAAAAACCTTCCAATGAATTTGTAAAACTATTTGCTAATAAAGTATATGCCGGACGATTAACCGAAAAAGTAGTGGATGAATTTAAAGATCTTGTTCAAAAAGGCTTTAATCAATTTATCAGCGAAAAGATAAACGACCGTCTAAACGCAGCAATTAATAAAGAAAACCAAAAGCAAAAAGAAGAATCCGAAGAGATTGTCATTCCCGAAGATACCAAAATTATTACCAGCGAGGAAGAACTGGAAGGTTACAGAATTGTTGTGGCCATACTGAGACGAAAACTTCCCACAAACCGCATTGTCTATCGTGATACGCAATCTTATTTTGGAGTATTACTTGATGATAATAACCGTAAACCGATTTGCAGATTGCATCTTAACGGAAGTAAAAAATACATCAGTCTTTTTAATGACAATAAAAGCGAAATTCGTCAACCCATACAAACTATAGATGATGTATATTTATTTGAAAAAGAACTGTTAGAAACTATTGAAAGCTACGAGTTGGCTTAA
- a CDS encoding response regulator, translating into MFKKVIIAEDLDSINLGIEQALDDLGIINYQHAKYCDDAFLKVRKAVQDNEPYDLLISDLSFKTDHREVKIANGDELIQEVRNLQPHIKIIAYSVEDKGYRIKSLFDKSGIDGFVLKGRNSIEELKKAIHLVLSNQQYISPDIASAIKENNNYEIDDFDVLIIKHLSLGTPQDDFTETFKELGIKPNSKSTIEKRISKLKDFFKANNTIHLVSIAKDMGII; encoded by the coding sequence ATGTTTAAAAAAGTAATAATTGCTGAGGATTTGGATAGCATCAATTTAGGAATAGAGCAAGCCCTTGATGATTTAGGCATTATCAATTATCAACATGCTAAATATTGTGATGATGCTTTTCTAAAAGTACGAAAAGCAGTTCAGGACAACGAACCTTATGATTTACTAATTAGCGATTTGTCTTTCAAAACCGATCATCGCGAAGTAAAAATTGCCAATGGTGATGAACTCATACAGGAGGTTCGCAATTTACAACCACATATTAAGATCATTGCCTACTCTGTCGAAGACAAAGGCTATCGCATAAAATCACTTTTTGATAAATCCGGAATCGATGGTTTTGTATTGAAAGGCAGAAATAGCATTGAAGAGTTAAAAAAAGCAATTCATTTAGTGCTGTCCAATCAACAGTACATTTCGCCGGATATTGCTTCTGCAATTAAGGAAAATAACAATTACGAAATAGATGATTTTGATGTGTTAATCATAAAACATTTGTCTTTGGGAACCCCACAAGACGATTTTACTGAAACTTTTAAAGAATTGGGGATAAAGCCAAACAGCAAAAGCACCATCGAAAAAAGAATCTCAAAACTAAAGGACTTTTTTAAGGCCAATAATACGATTCATCTGGTTTCTATTGCCAAAGATATGGGGATTATTTAA
- a CDS encoding excalibur calcium-binding domain-containing protein gives MGYRKAYFKKDGTYVQGHYTNNRSKSFSNKNNGCLILFLALLLLGLPMACSDSSSSEKTDTTAKNNCPTKTCGDFTTQAQAQATFNSNKSCYKNLDADGDGIACENLSK, from the coding sequence ATGGGATATAGAAAAGCATATTTTAAAAAAGATGGAACTTATGTTCAAGGACATTATACTAATAACAGATCCAAATCTTTTTCGAATAAAAATAACGGATGTCTGATATTATTTTTAGCACTATTGCTATTAGGATTGCCAATGGCATGTTCAGATTCGTCCTCATCAGAAAAAACAGATACAACAGCAAAAAACAACTGTCCAACTAAAACTTGCGGTGATTTTACAACTCAGGCGCAAGCACAAGCAACTTTTAATAGTAATAAAAGCTGTTACAAGAATCTCGATGCGGACGGAGATGGAATTGCCTGCGAAAACTTATCTAAATAA
- a CDS encoding DUF4236 domain-containing protein, which translates to MGFRFQKRIKLGGGLGINLSQSGISPSLRTKMGTFSKNSYSVKTGIPGLRYQNSGCMVLIAFTGFTTLLIYTLKHL; encoded by the coding sequence ATGGGATTTCGATTTCAAAAGAGAATAAAACTCGGAGGTGGGCTCGGCATAAACCTAAGTCAATCCGGTATTTCTCCAAGTTTAAGAACAAAAATGGGGACGTTTAGTAAGAATAGCTATTCGGTTAAGACGGGAATACCTGGGCTAAGATATCAAAATAGCGGTTGTATGGTACTTATTGCTTTTACAGGATTTACAACACTTTTAATTTACACACTAAAACATTTATAA
- a CDS encoding ABC transporter permease, translated as MKSLTQLFSIKKTEDSTVETIDENEEDREQIRITYYQSGFAASIKATGKPIVLKACLQNLYMSFEDQCRKQKLEQDKLKQPYREEQEKNRTELKKCEAAIGIYEKKELDIDATVDQLKNEIIEVKRNPDKYGIEDGKGLKAQFYIGLFLLLPITLYVLVFYISASYSAFFKEFSNDSLTAAIFDADALTNSFKASWLEGVLVVTIPFVFMGLGYVIHMVQKGKGIKNTFRMIALFLTTFLFDALLAYQIEKKIYEFNKTTDSAPYNLNIALGEAEFWMIIFAGFVVYIIWGLVFDFVMKEFENIDKIRAFVRGKKEKLIDLEKLKTDYINKTNDFKQQLIAITGKISELQSKIDGFVFPVKEYLHYHHQYKEGWFQAINTEIALAHKEKTELLENCELHSEEHLSKLNLVDPDFQHLVYSKN; from the coding sequence ATGAAATCACTTACCCAACTGTTCAGCATAAAAAAAACGGAAGATTCTACAGTCGAAACTATTGATGAAAACGAAGAAGACAGAGAACAAATCAGAATTACCTATTATCAAAGCGGGTTTGCAGCATCTATAAAAGCGACTGGCAAACCAATCGTTCTAAAAGCATGTTTACAAAATCTTTATATGAGTTTTGAAGATCAATGCCGGAAACAAAAACTCGAACAGGATAAGCTAAAACAGCCTTATCGCGAAGAACAGGAGAAAAACAGAACAGAACTTAAAAAATGCGAGGCAGCAATTGGCATTTATGAAAAAAAAGAACTGGATATCGATGCTACTGTTGATCAACTAAAAAATGAAATTATCGAAGTAAAACGCAATCCTGATAAATACGGTATTGAGGATGGAAAGGGCTTGAAAGCCCAGTTTTACATCGGATTATTTTTGCTTCTGCCCATTACACTTTATGTACTGGTTTTTTACATTTCTGCTTCTTATTCTGCCTTTTTTAAAGAATTTTCAAATGATAGTTTAACTGCAGCCATTTTTGATGCCGATGCGTTGACCAATTCCTTTAAAGCAAGCTGGTTAGAAGGCGTTTTGGTTGTCACTATACCCTTTGTTTTTATGGGGTTAGGTTATGTAATTCATATGGTACAAAAAGGAAAAGGCATTAAAAATACCTTCAGGATGATTGCTTTATTCCTTACCACCTTTTTATTTGATGCCTTATTGGCTTACCAAATCGAGAAAAAGATTTACGAATTTAATAAAACAACAGATTCTGCTCCTTACAATCTAAATATTGCATTGGGAGAAGCCGAATTCTGGATGATCATATTCGCCGGATTTGTAGTATATATCATCTGGGGACTTGTTTTTGATTTTGTGATGAAGGAGTTTGAAAACATCGATAAAATCAGAGCTTTCGTAAGAGGTAAAAAGGAAAAACTTATTGATTTAGAAAAACTAAAAACAGACTACATCAATAAAACAAATGATTTCAAACAACAGCTAATTGCCATAACTGGGAAAATCTCAGAACTACAGTCCAAAATCGATGGATTTGTATTCCCTGTCAAAGAATACCTGCACTACCATCATCAGTACAAAGAAGGGTGGTTTCAAGCAATAAATACCGAAATCGCTTTGGCTCATAAAGAAAAAACAGAACTGCTGGAAAACTGTGAACTTCATTCCGAAGAACATCTTAGTAAATTAAACTTAGTAGATCCTGACTTTCAGCATTTGGTCTATTCTAAAAACTAA